A genomic window from Zootoca vivipara chromosome Z, rZooViv1.1, whole genome shotgun sequence includes:
- the LOC132591516 gene encoding zinc finger protein 883-like has translation MEGGRWTVDLVRLSPASLPTTSERSLPGTSKRSGPCSLFWLLDSSGRTKETDPANLARMEGGRWTVDLVRLSPASLPTTSERSLPGTSKRSDGDELEGKNKGDHNRIHIEEKSYKYSECGENLRQSYHSNSGEKLYQCRECGKSFNHRQNLTSHQRIHTGEKPYQCFECGKSFSCSTYLASHHRIHTGEKPYQCLECGKSFRLSADLTSHHRIHTGEKPYQCLECGKSFRLSADLTSHHRIHTGEKPYQCLECGKSFNHRQNLKTHHRIHTGKKPYHCFECGKSFSQKANLTSHQRIHTGEKPYQCFECGKSFTNSSDLVSHNRNHTGEKPYQCLECGKSFSQASNLKTHQRIHAGEKPYQCFECGKSFSCSSSLTSHHRIHTGEKPYQCFECGKSFSQSSKLTSHQRIHTGEKPYQCFECGKSFTNSSDLTSHYRNHTGEKPYQCLACGKSFSQSSNLTSHQRIHTGEKPYECFECGKSFSHRQSLTSHQRIHTAEKPYHCLECGKSFSCSSSLTSHHRIHTGDKPYQCFECGKSFSQSSNLASHQRIHAGEKPYQCLECGKSFSRSHHLTSHQSIHHKTH, from the exons atggaagggggaaggtggacggttgacctggtgaggttgtctcctgcatccctccctacaacctctgagcgttccctcccagggacctccaagagatctg gaccctgcagcttgttttggctccttgacTCCTCAGGAAGGACGAAAGAGACTGATCCTGCAAACCtggcgaggatggaagggggaaggtggacggttgacctggtgaggttgtctcctgcatccctccccacaacctctgagcgttccctcccagggacctccaAGAGATCTG atggtgatgaattggaagggaagaacaagggggaccacaACAGAATCCACATAGAGGAGAAGTCAtataaatattcagagtgtggagagaacCTCCGTCAGAGCTACCACTCCAACAGCGGAGAGAAACTGTATCAGTGCagagaatgtgggaagagcttcaatcaCCGTCAGAATCTCACtagccatcaaagaattcatacaggggagaaaccctatcagtgctttgaatgtggaaagagcttcagttgcagcacatatctcgcttcccatcacagaattcatacaggggagaaaccctatcagtgcttggaatgtggaaagagctttcgtctgagcgctgatctcacttcccatcacagaattcatacaggggagaaaccctatcagtgcttggaatgtggaaagagctttcgtctgagcgctgatctcacttcccatcacagaattcatacaggggagaaaccctatcagtgcttagaatgtgggaagagcttcaatcaCCGTCAGAATCTCAagacccatcacagaattcatacagggaagAAACCTTATCattgcttcgaatgtggaaagagcttcagtcaaaaggccaacctcacttcccatcaaagaattcatacaggggagaaaccctatcagtgcttcgaatgtggaaagagcttcactaatagCTCCGATCTCGTGTCCCATAACAGAaatcatacaggggagaaaccttatcagtgcttggaatgtggaaagagcttcagccaagcCTCAAATCTcaagacccatcaaagaattcatgcaggggagaaaccctatcagtgcttcgaatgtggaaagagtttcagttgcagctcatctctcacttcccatcacagaattcatacaggggagaaaccctatcagtgcttcgaatgtggaaagagcttcagtcaaagcagcaagctcacttcccatcaaagaattcatacaggggagaaaccctatcagtgcttcgaatgtggaaagagcttcactaatagCTCCGATCTCACGTCCCATTACAGAaatcatacaggggagaaaccttatcagtgcttggcatgtggaaagagcttcagtcagagcagcaatctcacttcccatcaaagaattcatacaggggagaaaccctatgaatgctttgaatgtggaaagagcttcagtcacaggcagagtctcacttcccatcaaagaattcatacagcgGAGAAACCGTATcactgcttggaatgtggaaagagcttcagttgcagctcatctctcacttcccatcacagaattcatacaggggacaaaccctatcagtgcttcgaatgtggaaagagcttcagtcagagcagcaatctcgcttcccatcaaagaattcatgcaggggagaaaccttatcagtgcttggaatgtggaaagagctttagtcgcagccaccatctgacttcccatcaaagcattcatcacAAAACCCactga